From the Micromonospora echinospora genome, the window CGGCCCGGCCGGAGATGCGCCCCGAGCACTGGGACGACGAGCACCACCGGCGGATGTCCACCGGGTCGCGGGCCGAGAACTTCGTCAGCTACGTCGACGCCTCGACCGACCACGACCAGCTGCACCGGCTCTACGAGCGGTGCCTGGACCTGATCGACGAGGTGGAACCGGCGCTGGCCGTGGTGGACTCGTTCGCCACCTACGGGATGGACGCGGCGACCACCCGGGACGTCCCGTTCGTCGTCAGCGTCTCGGTGCCGCCGTCGAACTTCCTCCAGGACAGCCTGCCGGCGGCGTATCCGACGCCGCTGTCCGGCCTGCCGCTGCACATGAACCCGAGCCAGCGGGCCGCCAACGACCGCCACCGGGCGGCGCTGCTGAGTGGCCTGACGGAGCCGGAACGGCTGGCCCGCAGCACCGCCGCCGCCGAGCGTCGGCGGGCCGCCGGGATCAGCAACGCCGAGCTGAGCCCCAGCCGGTACGCGGACGCCGCGCAGGCCCTGCTGGCCTACACGGTGTTCGGTCTGGAGTACCCGTTCGACACGGCTCCGGCGAACCTGCGCCTGGTCGGCTCGATGGTGCCGCCGGACGTCACGTCGGGCCCCGAGGGCGCGGAGCTGCGCGGCTGGCTGGACGCCCACCCGTCGGTGGTCTACATCGGCTTCGGCACCATCATGCGGCCGTCGGCGGACCAGGTGGCCGCGCTGGTCGAGGTGGCCGCCCGGCTCGCGCCCGAGCACCACGTGCTCTGGAAGCTGCCGGCTCAGCGGCAGCACCTCCTCCCGCCGGCCGGGGAACTGCCGGCGAACCTGCGCGTCGAGTCGTGGCTGCCCTCGCAGGTCGAGGTGCTGGCCCACCCGAACGTGCGGGTGTTCTTCAACCACGCCGCCGCCAACGCGATCCACGAGGCGGCCTGGTTCGGGGTGCCGCAACTGGTGATGCCGTTCTGGCTCGACTGCCACGACGGCGCGGTCCGGGTCGTCGACGCCGGGTTCGGGCTCCCCGCCGAGTTGGAGGACCCCCTGGACGTCGAGGACATTGTCGCCAAGCTGCGCCGGCTGCTGACCGACCCGGTCTTCCGGAACCGCGCCGAACTGTGGCGCGGGCGGCTGCGGCAGGCGGGCGGCGTCACCGCCGCCGCTGACCTGGTGCTGCGCCTGCGGGACACGGCGACCGACCGGACCCCCACGCCGGTCGCGGGTTGACCGCTGCGCGAGGACCGTGGGCGGTGACCCCCGACGGGCGGGTGCCGTGACCGCCACGGCGGGACCGCCGTGCCGACGCCGAACGGGGCGCGGACCGGGAAGCGCCCCGGCCCGCGCCCCGTCGCGGTCAGGACGCCGCGCCCTGCACCTCCTCGACCAGCGGCTCCGCGTACGCGACGAGCCGGGCCGGCAGGTCGGTGCGGCGCTTGACGTCCAGCTTCCGGTAGACCCGGGTGAGGTGCTGCTCCACCGTGCTGACCGTGATGAACAGCTTGCTGGAGATCTGCCGGTTGGTGTGCCCCTGCGCGGCGAGCGCGGCCACCCGCCGCTCGGCCTCGCTGAGCCCGTCCTCCGGCTCCGGCGTCTCGGCCGGCGGGTACGCCGGCAGCCCGCCCGGCTCGCGCCGGACCAGTCGTTGGGCCAGTACCGGCGCGCCGCAGTCCTGCGCGAGGTGGTAGGCCCGGCGGACCAGCAGCCGGGCCTGCGCCCAGTCACCGGCGCGTTGCAGCGTCTGACCGGTGTCGCCCAGCGCCCGGACCAGTTCCAGCCGGTCGCCGCAG encodes:
- a CDS encoding glycosyltransferase, giving the protein MTTSDERPLLIVSSGSAGLFNPLLTLAGELKRRGVGRVRFACTDERRADIEALPGDGDVRFLSLGPARPEMRPEHWDDEHHRRMSTGSRAENFVSYVDASTDHDQLHRLYERCLDLIDEVEPALAVVDSFATYGMDAATTRDVPFVVSVSVPPSNFLQDSLPAAYPTPLSGLPLHMNPSQRAANDRHRAALLSGLTEPERLARSTAAAERRRAAGISNAELSPSRYADAAQALLAYTVFGLEYPFDTAPANLRLVGSMVPPDVTSGPEGAELRGWLDAHPSVVYIGFGTIMRPSADQVAALVEVAARLAPEHHVLWKLPAQRQHLLPPAGELPANLRVESWLPSQVEVLAHPNVRVFFNHAAANAIHEAAWFGVPQLVMPFWLDCHDGAVRVVDAGFGLPAELEDPLDVEDIVAKLRRLLTDPVFRNRAELWRGRLRQAGGVTAAADLVLRLRDTATDRTPTPVAG